A genomic region of Ignavibacteriota bacterium contains the following coding sequences:
- a CDS encoding T9SS type A sorting domain-containing protein — MFGAYPNSFNPKTKIKYTIPLNIVREKTKVKIVVFDILGKEITTLVNEYQNTGNYEVEFSAEELTSGVYFYKLLA; from the coding sequence ATGTTTGGGGCCTACCCCAATTCCTTTAATCCAAAAACAAAAATAAAATATACAATACCGTTAAATATAGTAAGAGAAAAGACAAAAGTGAAGATTGTTGTCTTTGATATTTTAGGAAAAGAAATTACAACATTAGTAAATGAATATCAAAATACTGGAAATTATGAAGTCGAGTTTAGTGCAGAAGAATTAACAAGTGGAGTTTATTTCTACAAATTGCTGGCATGA